The Faecalibacterium sp. I3-3-33 DNA window CGGCAGCTATTACTGTGCGCAGGGCGCTGCGCTGGACGAGGACGAGATGGCACGCTATCTTGCCCGCAATACCGCTGCCTGTCCCTTTTTTGAGCCGGGGGACGAATATAAGATCGTATCCAAACAGAACTGAAGAACGGAGGTGCCTATGGTAAGCTTTCTTACCGATA harbors:
- a CDS encoding DUF6472 family protein, which gives rise to MSDPCELCLNNVQDEYGSYYCAQGAALDEDEMARYLARNTAACPFFEPGDEYKIVSKQN